A single window of Pungitius pungitius chromosome 20, fPunPun2.1, whole genome shotgun sequence DNA harbors:
- the si:ch211-278j3.3 gene encoding E3 ubiquitin-protein ligase RNF19B isoform X2 codes for MRRPKQQTGPLSFLNFFTRKPKSEPKAERPLEAWPREEVAITLTPSEHPEQYDSCSANGSQDPSLTAEEAGGERDEGGGPPAAPASAAAAAASGEDSAATAECVGGVRSGSTGVLSVSSSSQEQLLDEHLEECPLCLLSQPRCHFPRLTSCSHRTCSDCLRQYLRIEISESRVCIACPQCPETLAPLDVRAILDDQALLERFEEYQLRRYLAADPDTRWCPAPDCSYAVIAYGCAECPKLSCGREGCDTEFCYHCRQLWHPNQTCDQARRQRARHTSGGTDASTLYVFNEEPGGEEIKACPRCGAYIMKTNDGSCNRMNCTVCACQFCWLCMQEITDVHYLSPSGCTFWGKKPWSQTRKVLWQVGMLLGAPVVISLIAGIAIPVIIVGIPIYMGRKVHGRCKKNNISGSKHYLTVASGVMMSVFVSPVIAAITVGVGVPLMLTYVYGVVPMSLCRNGWCRPQSEPPETHKIQLEDLASYLLFSHVVSDHWAGQNKSTASDTSVQEVRVSVQEVGVLPSTSDTPPELDSYEELDEAKEHHGCSQSECQVVIVPDSALDDTRAIPLREGTNIEVRVEIETHPRGARQSSLSSILSSRSLSAESLGRSRSLSQDYLCASELEGRRAGGEGEEQEGREKPGGDEGTVLPVFEIEGV; via the exons ATGAGGAGGCCCAAGCAGCAGACGGGGCCGCTGAGCTTCCTGAACTTCTTTACCAGGAAGCCCAAATCGGAGCCAAAGGCCGAGAGGCCATTGGaggcgtggcccagggaggaGGTGGCCATCACCCTGACCCCCAGCGAGCATCCAGAGCAG TACGACAGCTGCTCCGCAAATGGTTCACAGGACCCCAGCCTCACAGCAGAAGAGGCTGGAGGCGAAAGAGACGAAGGAGGAGGTCCGCCAGCTGCACCTGCatcggcggcggcagcggcggcgtcAGGCGAGGACAGTGCCGCCACAGCTGAGTGCGTGGGCGGCGTCCGGAGCGGTTCCACTGGCGTCctgtccgtctcctcctccagccaggagcagctgctggatgAGCACCTGGAGGAGTGCCCTCTGTGCCTGCTCAGTCAACCACGTTGCCACTTCCCACGACTCACCTCCTGCTCCCACCGAACGTGCTCTGACTGCCTGCGCCAGTACCTGCGCATCGAGATATCGGAGAGCCGCGTGTGCATCGCGTGCCCTCAGTGCCCCGAGACCCTGGCGCCGCTGGACGTCCGTGCCATCCTGGACGACCAGGCGCTGCTGGAGCGCTTTGAGGAGTACCAGCTGAGGCGTTACCTGGCTGCTGATCCAGACACGCGCTGGTGCCCTGCGCCCGACTGTAG ctACGCAGTGATCGCCTACGGCTGCGCGGAGTGTCCCAAGCTGAGCTGCGGCCGCGAAGGATGCGACACGGAGTTCTGCTACCACTGTCGGCAGCTCTGGCACCCCAACCAGACGTGCGACCAGGCCCGGCGGCAGCGAGCCCGCCACACCTCGGGCGGCACCGATGCCTCCACGCTGTACGTCTTCAATGAAGAACCTGGAGGAG AGGAGATCAAAGCGTGCCCTCGCTGCGGCGCCTACATCATGAAGACCAACGATGGCAGCTGTAACCGTATGAACTGCACTGTGTGTGCCTGTCAGTTCTGCTGGCTGTGTATGCAGGAGATCACCGACGTGCACTACCTCAG TCCCTCAGGATGTACATTTTGGGGTAAGAAGCCGTGGTCTCAGACCCGAAAGGTCCTCTGGCAGGTGGGCATGCTGCTCGGAGCCCCGGTGGTCATCTCCCTCATAGCGGGCATCGCCATCCCCGTCATCATCGTGGGCATACCAATCTACATGGGCCGCAAG GTCCATGGTCGCTGTAAGAAAAACAATATCTCAGGAAGTAAGCACTACTTGACTGTGGCAAGTGGGGTTATGATGTCAGTGTTTGTGTCCCCGGTCATAGCGGCTATCACTGTGG GTGTGGGTGTGCCACTAATGCTGACCTATGTGTATGGGGTCGTCCCCATGTCGCTCTGCAGGAACGGTTGGTGTCGACCGCAGAGTGAGccgcctgaaacacacaaaatccaACTGGAGGACTTAGCCAGCT ATCTTCTATTCTCCCATGTAGTCAGTGACCACTGGGCGGGTCAGAACAAATCCACGGCAAGCGACACCAGTGTCCAGGAAGTCCGAGTCAGCGTACAGGAAGTGGGCGTCCTCCCCAGCACGAGCGACACGCCCCCTGAGCTGGATAGCTACGAGGAACTGGATGAAGCCAAGGAGCACCATGgatgcagccaatcagaatgccAGGTGGTTATTGTGCCTGACAGCGCGCTTGACGACACGCGAGCGATACCTTTGAG GGAAGGAACAAATATTGAGGTCCGTGTGGAAATTGAGACCCACCCCAGAGGCGCCCGGCAGTCCAGCCTAAGTAGCATCCTGTCTAGCCGAAGCTTGTCGGCGGAGTCCCTGGGACGCTCGCGGTCCCTGTCCCAAGACTACCTGTGTGCCTCAGAACTGGAGGGAAGACGagcgggaggagaaggagaggagcaggagggcagAGAGAAACCAGGAGGGGATGAAGGGACAGTCCTGCCAGTCTTTGAAATAGAAGGTGTATGA
- the si:ch211-278j3.3 gene encoding E3 ubiquitin-protein ligase RNF19A isoform X3, giving the protein MRRPKQQTGPLSFLNFFTRKPKSEPKAERPLEAWPREEVAITLTPSEHPEQYDSCSANGSQDPSLTAEEAGGERDEGGGPPAAPASAAAAAASGEDSAATAECVGGVRSGSTGVLSVSSSSQEQLLDEHLEECPLCLLSQPRCHFPRLTSCSHRTCSDCLRQYLRIEISESRVCIACPQCPETLAPLDVRAILDDQALLERFEEYQLRRYLAADPDTRWCPAPDCSYAVIAYGCAECPKLSCGREGCDTEFCYHCRQLWHPNQTCDQARRQRARHTSGGTDASTLYVFNEEPGGDAEEIKACPRCGAYIMKTNDGSCNRMNCTVCACQFCWLCMQEITDVHYLSPSGCTFWGKKPWSQTRKVLWQVGMLLGAPVVISLIAGIAIPVIIVGIPIYMGRKVHGRCKKNNISGSKHYLTVASGVMMSVFVSPVIAAITVGVGVPLMLTYVYGVVPMSLCRNGWCRPQSEPPETHKIQLEDLASFSDHWAGQNKSTASDTSVQEVRVSVQEVGVLPSTSDTPPELDSYEELDEAKEHHGCSQSECQVVIVPDSALDDTRAIPLREGTNIEVRVEIETHPRGARQSSLSSILSSRSLSAESLGRSRSLSQDYLCASELEGRRAGGEGEEQEGREKPGGDEGTVLPVFEIEGV; this is encoded by the exons ATGAGGAGGCCCAAGCAGCAGACGGGGCCGCTGAGCTTCCTGAACTTCTTTACCAGGAAGCCCAAATCGGAGCCAAAGGCCGAGAGGCCATTGGaggcgtggcccagggaggaGGTGGCCATCACCCTGACCCCCAGCGAGCATCCAGAGCAG TACGACAGCTGCTCCGCAAATGGTTCACAGGACCCCAGCCTCACAGCAGAAGAGGCTGGAGGCGAAAGAGACGAAGGAGGAGGTCCGCCAGCTGCACCTGCatcggcggcggcagcggcggcgtcAGGCGAGGACAGTGCCGCCACAGCTGAGTGCGTGGGCGGCGTCCGGAGCGGTTCCACTGGCGTCctgtccgtctcctcctccagccaggagcagctgctggatgAGCACCTGGAGGAGTGCCCTCTGTGCCTGCTCAGTCAACCACGTTGCCACTTCCCACGACTCACCTCCTGCTCCCACCGAACGTGCTCTGACTGCCTGCGCCAGTACCTGCGCATCGAGATATCGGAGAGCCGCGTGTGCATCGCGTGCCCTCAGTGCCCCGAGACCCTGGCGCCGCTGGACGTCCGTGCCATCCTGGACGACCAGGCGCTGCTGGAGCGCTTTGAGGAGTACCAGCTGAGGCGTTACCTGGCTGCTGATCCAGACACGCGCTGGTGCCCTGCGCCCGACTGTAG ctACGCAGTGATCGCCTACGGCTGCGCGGAGTGTCCCAAGCTGAGCTGCGGCCGCGAAGGATGCGACACGGAGTTCTGCTACCACTGTCGGCAGCTCTGGCACCCCAACCAGACGTGCGACCAGGCCCGGCGGCAGCGAGCCCGCCACACCTCGGGCGGCACCGATGCCTCCACGCTGTACGTCTTCAATGAAGAACCTGGAGGAG ATGCAGAGGAGATCAAAGCGTGCCCTCGCTGCGGCGCCTACATCATGAAGACCAACGATGGCAGCTGTAACCGTATGAACTGCACTGTGTGTGCCTGTCAGTTCTGCTGGCTGTGTATGCAGGAGATCACCGACGTGCACTACCTCAG TCCCTCAGGATGTACATTTTGGGGTAAGAAGCCGTGGTCTCAGACCCGAAAGGTCCTCTGGCAGGTGGGCATGCTGCTCGGAGCCCCGGTGGTCATCTCCCTCATAGCGGGCATCGCCATCCCCGTCATCATCGTGGGCATACCAATCTACATGGGCCGCAAG GTCCATGGTCGCTGTAAGAAAAACAATATCTCAGGAAGTAAGCACTACTTGACTGTGGCAAGTGGGGTTATGATGTCAGTGTTTGTGTCCCCGGTCATAGCGGCTATCACTGTGG GTGTGGGTGTGCCACTAATGCTGACCTATGTGTATGGGGTCGTCCCCATGTCGCTCTGCAGGAACGGTTGGTGTCGACCGCAGAGTGAGccgcctgaaacacacaaaatccaACTGGAGGACTTAGCCAGCT TCAGTGACCACTGGGCGGGTCAGAACAAATCCACGGCAAGCGACACCAGTGTCCAGGAAGTCCGAGTCAGCGTACAGGAAGTGGGCGTCCTCCCCAGCACGAGCGACACGCCCCCTGAGCTGGATAGCTACGAGGAACTGGATGAAGCCAAGGAGCACCATGgatgcagccaatcagaatgccAGGTGGTTATTGTGCCTGACAGCGCGCTTGACGACACGCGAGCGATACCTTTGAG GGAAGGAACAAATATTGAGGTCCGTGTGGAAATTGAGACCCACCCCAGAGGCGCCCGGCAGTCCAGCCTAAGTAGCATCCTGTCTAGCCGAAGCTTGTCGGCGGAGTCCCTGGGACGCTCGCGGTCCCTGTCCCAAGACTACCTGTGTGCCTCAGAACTGGAGGGAAGACGagcgggaggagaaggagaggagcaggagggcagAGAGAAACCAGGAGGGGATGAAGGGACAGTCCTGCCAGTCTTTGAAATAGAAGGTGTATGA
- the si:ch211-278j3.3 gene encoding E3 ubiquitin-protein ligase RNF19A isoform X4, with protein sequence MRRPKQQTGPLSFLNFFTRKPKSEPKAERPLEAWPREEVAITLTPSEHPEQDPSLTAEEAGGERDEGGGPPAAPASAAAAAASGEDSAATAECVGGVRSGSTGVLSVSSSSQEQLLDEHLEECPLCLLSQPRCHFPRLTSCSHRTCSDCLRQYLRIEISESRVCIACPQCPETLAPLDVRAILDDQALLERFEEYQLRRYLAADPDTRWCPAPDCSYAVIAYGCAECPKLSCGREGCDTEFCYHCRQLWHPNQTCDQARRQRARHTSGGTDASTLYVFNEEPGGDAEEIKACPRCGAYIMKTNDGSCNRMNCTVCACQFCWLCMQEITDVHYLSPSGCTFWGKKPWSQTRKVLWQVGMLLGAPVVISLIAGIAIPVIIVGIPIYMGRKVHGRCKKNNISGSKHYLTVASGVMMSVFVSPVIAAITVGVGVPLMLTYVYGVVPMSLCRNGWCRPQSEPPETHKIQLEDLASYLLFSHVVSDHWAGQNKSTASDTSVQEVRVSVQEVGVLPSTSDTPPELDSYEELDEAKEHHGCSQSECQVVIVPDSALDDTRAIPLREGTNIEVRVEIETHPRGARQSSLSSILSSRSLSAESLGRSRSLSQDYLCASELEGRRAGGEGEEQEGREKPGGDEGTVLPVFEIEGV encoded by the exons ATGAGGAGGCCCAAGCAGCAGACGGGGCCGCTGAGCTTCCTGAACTTCTTTACCAGGAAGCCCAAATCGGAGCCAAAGGCCGAGAGGCCATTGGaggcgtggcccagggaggaGGTGGCCATCACCCTGACCCCCAGCGAGCATCCAGAGCAG GACCCCAGCCTCACAGCAGAAGAGGCTGGAGGCGAAAGAGACGAAGGAGGAGGTCCGCCAGCTGCACCTGCatcggcggcggcagcggcggcgtcAGGCGAGGACAGTGCCGCCACAGCTGAGTGCGTGGGCGGCGTCCGGAGCGGTTCCACTGGCGTCctgtccgtctcctcctccagccaggagcagctgctggatgAGCACCTGGAGGAGTGCCCTCTGTGCCTGCTCAGTCAACCACGTTGCCACTTCCCACGACTCACCTCCTGCTCCCACCGAACGTGCTCTGACTGCCTGCGCCAGTACCTGCGCATCGAGATATCGGAGAGCCGCGTGTGCATCGCGTGCCCTCAGTGCCCCGAGACCCTGGCGCCGCTGGACGTCCGTGCCATCCTGGACGACCAGGCGCTGCTGGAGCGCTTTGAGGAGTACCAGCTGAGGCGTTACCTGGCTGCTGATCCAGACACGCGCTGGTGCCCTGCGCCCGACTGTAG ctACGCAGTGATCGCCTACGGCTGCGCGGAGTGTCCCAAGCTGAGCTGCGGCCGCGAAGGATGCGACACGGAGTTCTGCTACCACTGTCGGCAGCTCTGGCACCCCAACCAGACGTGCGACCAGGCCCGGCGGCAGCGAGCCCGCCACACCTCGGGCGGCACCGATGCCTCCACGCTGTACGTCTTCAATGAAGAACCTGGAGGAG ATGCAGAGGAGATCAAAGCGTGCCCTCGCTGCGGCGCCTACATCATGAAGACCAACGATGGCAGCTGTAACCGTATGAACTGCACTGTGTGTGCCTGTCAGTTCTGCTGGCTGTGTATGCAGGAGATCACCGACGTGCACTACCTCAG TCCCTCAGGATGTACATTTTGGGGTAAGAAGCCGTGGTCTCAGACCCGAAAGGTCCTCTGGCAGGTGGGCATGCTGCTCGGAGCCCCGGTGGTCATCTCCCTCATAGCGGGCATCGCCATCCCCGTCATCATCGTGGGCATACCAATCTACATGGGCCGCAAG GTCCATGGTCGCTGTAAGAAAAACAATATCTCAGGAAGTAAGCACTACTTGACTGTGGCAAGTGGGGTTATGATGTCAGTGTTTGTGTCCCCGGTCATAGCGGCTATCACTGTGG GTGTGGGTGTGCCACTAATGCTGACCTATGTGTATGGGGTCGTCCCCATGTCGCTCTGCAGGAACGGTTGGTGTCGACCGCAGAGTGAGccgcctgaaacacacaaaatccaACTGGAGGACTTAGCCAGCT ATCTTCTATTCTCCCATGTAGTCAGTGACCACTGGGCGGGTCAGAACAAATCCACGGCAAGCGACACCAGTGTCCAGGAAGTCCGAGTCAGCGTACAGGAAGTGGGCGTCCTCCCCAGCACGAGCGACACGCCCCCTGAGCTGGATAGCTACGAGGAACTGGATGAAGCCAAGGAGCACCATGgatgcagccaatcagaatgccAGGTGGTTATTGTGCCTGACAGCGCGCTTGACGACACGCGAGCGATACCTTTGAG GGAAGGAACAAATATTGAGGTCCGTGTGGAAATTGAGACCCACCCCAGAGGCGCCCGGCAGTCCAGCCTAAGTAGCATCCTGTCTAGCCGAAGCTTGTCGGCGGAGTCCCTGGGACGCTCGCGGTCCCTGTCCCAAGACTACCTGTGTGCCTCAGAACTGGAGGGAAGACGagcgggaggagaaggagaggagcaggagggcagAGAGAAACCAGGAGGGGATGAAGGGACAGTCCTGCCAGTCTTTGAAATAGAAGGTGTATGA
- the si:ch211-278j3.3 gene encoding E3 ubiquitin-protein ligase RNF19A isoform X1, whose translation MRRPKQQTGPLSFLNFFTRKPKSEPKAERPLEAWPREEVAITLTPSEHPEQYDSCSANGSQDPSLTAEEAGGERDEGGGPPAAPASAAAAAASGEDSAATAECVGGVRSGSTGVLSVSSSSQEQLLDEHLEECPLCLLSQPRCHFPRLTSCSHRTCSDCLRQYLRIEISESRVCIACPQCPETLAPLDVRAILDDQALLERFEEYQLRRYLAADPDTRWCPAPDCSYAVIAYGCAECPKLSCGREGCDTEFCYHCRQLWHPNQTCDQARRQRARHTSGGTDASTLYVFNEEPGGDAEEIKACPRCGAYIMKTNDGSCNRMNCTVCACQFCWLCMQEITDVHYLSPSGCTFWGKKPWSQTRKVLWQVGMLLGAPVVISLIAGIAIPVIIVGIPIYMGRKVHGRCKKNNISGSKHYLTVASGVMMSVFVSPVIAAITVGVGVPLMLTYVYGVVPMSLCRNGWCRPQSEPPETHKIQLEDLASYLLFSHVVSDHWAGQNKSTASDTSVQEVRVSVQEVGVLPSTSDTPPELDSYEELDEAKEHHGCSQSECQVVIVPDSALDDTRAIPLREGTNIEVRVEIETHPRGARQSSLSSILSSRSLSAESLGRSRSLSQDYLCASELEGRRAGGEGEEQEGREKPGGDEGTVLPVFEIEGV comes from the exons ATGAGGAGGCCCAAGCAGCAGACGGGGCCGCTGAGCTTCCTGAACTTCTTTACCAGGAAGCCCAAATCGGAGCCAAAGGCCGAGAGGCCATTGGaggcgtggcccagggaggaGGTGGCCATCACCCTGACCCCCAGCGAGCATCCAGAGCAG TACGACAGCTGCTCCGCAAATGGTTCACAGGACCCCAGCCTCACAGCAGAAGAGGCTGGAGGCGAAAGAGACGAAGGAGGAGGTCCGCCAGCTGCACCTGCatcggcggcggcagcggcggcgtcAGGCGAGGACAGTGCCGCCACAGCTGAGTGCGTGGGCGGCGTCCGGAGCGGTTCCACTGGCGTCctgtccgtctcctcctccagccaggagcagctgctggatgAGCACCTGGAGGAGTGCCCTCTGTGCCTGCTCAGTCAACCACGTTGCCACTTCCCACGACTCACCTCCTGCTCCCACCGAACGTGCTCTGACTGCCTGCGCCAGTACCTGCGCATCGAGATATCGGAGAGCCGCGTGTGCATCGCGTGCCCTCAGTGCCCCGAGACCCTGGCGCCGCTGGACGTCCGTGCCATCCTGGACGACCAGGCGCTGCTGGAGCGCTTTGAGGAGTACCAGCTGAGGCGTTACCTGGCTGCTGATCCAGACACGCGCTGGTGCCCTGCGCCCGACTGTAG ctACGCAGTGATCGCCTACGGCTGCGCGGAGTGTCCCAAGCTGAGCTGCGGCCGCGAAGGATGCGACACGGAGTTCTGCTACCACTGTCGGCAGCTCTGGCACCCCAACCAGACGTGCGACCAGGCCCGGCGGCAGCGAGCCCGCCACACCTCGGGCGGCACCGATGCCTCCACGCTGTACGTCTTCAATGAAGAACCTGGAGGAG ATGCAGAGGAGATCAAAGCGTGCCCTCGCTGCGGCGCCTACATCATGAAGACCAACGATGGCAGCTGTAACCGTATGAACTGCACTGTGTGTGCCTGTCAGTTCTGCTGGCTGTGTATGCAGGAGATCACCGACGTGCACTACCTCAG TCCCTCAGGATGTACATTTTGGGGTAAGAAGCCGTGGTCTCAGACCCGAAAGGTCCTCTGGCAGGTGGGCATGCTGCTCGGAGCCCCGGTGGTCATCTCCCTCATAGCGGGCATCGCCATCCCCGTCATCATCGTGGGCATACCAATCTACATGGGCCGCAAG GTCCATGGTCGCTGTAAGAAAAACAATATCTCAGGAAGTAAGCACTACTTGACTGTGGCAAGTGGGGTTATGATGTCAGTGTTTGTGTCCCCGGTCATAGCGGCTATCACTGTGG GTGTGGGTGTGCCACTAATGCTGACCTATGTGTATGGGGTCGTCCCCATGTCGCTCTGCAGGAACGGTTGGTGTCGACCGCAGAGTGAGccgcctgaaacacacaaaatccaACTGGAGGACTTAGCCAGCT ATCTTCTATTCTCCCATGTAGTCAGTGACCACTGGGCGGGTCAGAACAAATCCACGGCAAGCGACACCAGTGTCCAGGAAGTCCGAGTCAGCGTACAGGAAGTGGGCGTCCTCCCCAGCACGAGCGACACGCCCCCTGAGCTGGATAGCTACGAGGAACTGGATGAAGCCAAGGAGCACCATGgatgcagccaatcagaatgccAGGTGGTTATTGTGCCTGACAGCGCGCTTGACGACACGCGAGCGATACCTTTGAG GGAAGGAACAAATATTGAGGTCCGTGTGGAAATTGAGACCCACCCCAGAGGCGCCCGGCAGTCCAGCCTAAGTAGCATCCTGTCTAGCCGAAGCTTGTCGGCGGAGTCCCTGGGACGCTCGCGGTCCCTGTCCCAAGACTACCTGTGTGCCTCAGAACTGGAGGGAAGACGagcgggaggagaaggagaggagcaggagggcagAGAGAAACCAGGAGGGGATGAAGGGACAGTCCTGCCAGTCTTTGAAATAGAAGGTGTATGA